The sequence GCCCTATGGGTTCCTATGAGGTCGAGGAATGATGCGGGCAATTTCAAACTGAGACACTGCCCCAGGATCGGGGCGGAATTTCAAACTGACCCACTACCATCGGGTTTAATCACCCTCTCGCCTCGGCCTCCAAGATACCGGATCCTCCACCCACCGATTGATATCGGATTCGCGCCAGCCCGCCCCGTTGACACTGATCTTGATCTGAGCCGGGAACGTGCCTTCGCCAATCTTGCGATAGATGGTTGAGCGGGACAGGCCGGTCCTGGCAAGGACGGTTTTGAGGCGTATGATACGATTCGGCTCGGACATAACTGCCTGCACCTCACTGGTTGTTGCTGATTTCTGTTGGGACAGACAGGACGAACCCCTGCCGGAGACAATCAGGTTTGTAGCCTCAGCCGGCTGCGGCGTGGAAACGGCGGCAAATCGGCATGCCTTAGATCCCAATGCCCCGCCCCTTGCCGATGCCATGGCTGAACGCCAGTTCCGCGCCCAAGCGACGACCCGAATCCACGTTGATGCCAAGCTCGCGTTTGCGGTTTGCCAGTAGGGATTCAAGTTGAGGGTCGCGTTCAAGGCTCTTGGCCATATCGGACATCGCCGAACGCGTTGACTTGTAGCCGGACATGTCGCCGGCTTGGTATTGGTGCTGGCTTGTCCGGTGGAGCTTCTGCCAACGTTCCACGAAACGGTCGGCGCGGCGGCCCGGATCGTTGTCCATACCGGTACGGATTTCCGTCTCAAGCTGGAGAGCAAGAACGATGCGACTGACGCGGCCGGCCCCCGCTTCACGGACAAGCTCGGGATTCTTGACGTAGGCCGCTTCGGCATCGCGCCAGCCATGAGGCCGAACCTTCTCGAAAGCGCTACGGGCATCCCTCAATTCGCGCAGCTGGTCGGGACTGCCCTGCCCGTCCGCATTTCCAGTACTGAGGATCGCGTCGAGCGCGCGCGCGTGACGCACAAGCGCCTGGGTTCGAGCGCTGCGCAACGCCGCTTCCCCGTCCACCGGCAAGTCAGTGTCGCGCGACACTCCCCTGGCAGAAGGATCTCTTTCCGGCGTGGCGCCAACACCTCCCATCCGCGCCCCAACATTTTCCCTTCCCGGCCCAGGTTCACGTTCCTGCATGGGCTCCGCTTCTCCAGGCGAGCGCAACCCGTCCAGCAGTCCGCCGATCCTGTCACGCAACTTCTCCGGAACGACCCGGCGCACGATCTCGACCAGGCGCTCGCGGAACGTGATGCCGCGCCGCTCGGCATAGCTCTGCGCCGGGTCGATCCGCTCGTATTCCGACGCCATGTCCTTGGCGCGGTCCCGTGACAGCGCACGGACCAGCCGCTCCCGCGTACTGAAGTCGTCGTCGCCGTAGTGCAGGTTCATCCCGTCGCGATGCCGCGACAGGGCGACGTAGCTGCCATGCGCATCCATCCCAGGCGTGGCGAGCACATAGGTCCGGTCGACGGTCATGCCCTGCGCCTTGTGGATGGTGGCCGCATAGCCGTGGTCGATGTGGGCGTAATCTTTCAGATCGAACCGTACGGACCTGCCGTCGTCGGTGCGCGCCGTCATGCTTTGTGTACTGACCTCTTCGATAACGCCGAGCGTGCCGTTCTTGACGCCGAGACCGCGCTCGTTGCGCAGGAACATGATACGGTCGCCGCCTGCGAAGGTCCGTGCACCGCGCTCGACATGCACG comes from Mesorhizobium japonicum MAFF 303099 and encodes:
- a CDS encoding helix-turn-helix transcriptional regulator; this encodes MSEPNRIIRLKTVLARTGLSRSTIYRKIGEGTFPAQIKISVNGAGWRESDINRWVEDPVSWRPRREGD